One window from the genome of Enterobacteriaceae bacterium Kacie_13 encodes:
- the rlmA gene encoding 23S rRNA (guanine(745)-N(1))-methyltransferase, with product MTYQCPLCYQPLELTGQQWRCPQNHQFDHAKEGYVNLMPVQHKRSKQPGDSAEMMMSRRAFLDAGHYQPLRNRLVTLLDEVLPQSATALLDIGCGEGYYTTAIAERLVPTRAMKVYGLDVAKVAIRYAAKRYHSAAFCVASSHRLPFAEASLDAVVRIYAPCKAQELYRAIKPGGVVLTVAPGPRHLYQLKGLIYQDVQLHAELDEQLEGFERIAMESLAYGMQLTGAEAFDLLQMTPFAWRATQDVMANLKAETAFECETDFVIRLHQRKPEDESINS from the coding sequence ATGACTTATCAGTGTCCACTTTGTTACCAGCCCCTTGAGCTGACCGGCCAACAATGGCGCTGCCCGCAGAATCATCAATTTGATCATGCCAAAGAAGGTTACGTCAATCTGATGCCCGTGCAGCATAAGCGATCTAAGCAACCGGGGGACAGCGCTGAGATGATGATGTCACGCCGAGCTTTTCTTGATGCCGGCCACTATCAGCCACTGCGTAATCGCCTGGTGACGCTCCTTGATGAGGTGTTACCGCAAAGCGCGACGGCACTGCTGGATATCGGCTGCGGGGAAGGGTACTACACGACGGCAATAGCCGAACGATTAGTTCCGACGCGGGCGATGAAAGTGTATGGACTGGATGTAGCGAAAGTCGCGATTCGTTATGCGGCGAAGCGCTATCACTCGGCGGCATTTTGTGTGGCTTCCAGTCACCGCTTGCCCTTCGCTGAGGCCTCGCTGGACGCCGTAGTGCGAATTTACGCGCCCTGCAAGGCACAGGAGCTGTATCGGGCCATCAAGCCCGGTGGCGTGGTGTTAACCGTCGCTCCGGGGCCGCGCCATCTGTATCAACTGAAAGGATTGATCTATCAGGATGTACAGCTCCACGCAGAGCTGGATGAACAGCTGGAAGGCTTCGAACGAATAGCAATGGAGTCTCTGGCCTACGGGATGCAACTTACCGGAGCAGAGGCGTTTGATTTATTGCAGATGACGCCTTTTGCGTGGCGCGCCACACAAGACGTGATGGCGAATCTGAAGGCTGAGACGGCTTTCGAATGCGAGACAGATTTCGTCATCAGGTTGCATCAGCGCAAGCCTGAAGACGAAAGCATTAATTCTTAG
- a CDS encoding DUF4060 family protein, translating into MKRIIKGDKTLSHLVVAHAAIDSHEKAYGKRRQGWPSTYLIKYKDARVAVEVVTRRQSYVATLMIGARNLTKLCGMPA; encoded by the coding sequence ATGAAGCGCATCATTAAAGGTGATAAAACCCTCTCCCATCTGGTGGTTGCTCACGCAGCTATCGACAGTCATGAAAAAGCCTACGGTAAGCGCCGCCAGGGCTGGCCTTCTACTTACCTCATCAAATATAAAGATGCGCGTGTTGCGGTCGAAGTGGTGACCCGCAGACAATCCTATGTTGCTACCCTCATGATCGGAGCCCGAAATCTAACCAAACTTTGCGGTATGCCTGCCTGA
- a CDS encoding CBS domain-containing protein: MEFLMDPSIWVGLLTLVVLEIVLGIDNLVFIAILADKLPPKQRDKARIIGLSLALIMRLGLLSLISWMVKLTTPLFSIAQFSFSGRDLILLLGGVFLLFKATTELHERLEGHEEHGSQNRGYASFWSVVAQIVVLDAVFSLDAVITAVGMVNNLYVMMTAVVIAMGVMLLASKSLTRFVNNHPTVVVLCLSFLLMIGLSLIAEGFGFHIPKGYLYAAIGFSILIELFNQIARRNFLKSQSTRPMRERTAEAIQRLMGGKRQHQNEDEPSGDALPANETFAEEERHMITGVLTLASRSLRSIMTPRTEISWVDCERSPAEIRNQLLDTPHSLFPICRHSLDDVIGVVRAKDLLVALEKGESIVAFAEKTPPIVVPETMDVINLLAVLRKAKGRLVVVSNEFGVIQGLVTPLDVLEAIAGEFPDEDETPDVIADGDSWIAKGGTDLHLLQQILDINTLVSPDDDFASLAGLLLSKSGQMPVAGEVIEMASLHFEILEVTDYRIERVRITKIQSEDHWEENQ, from the coding sequence ATGGAATTTTTGATGGACCCTTCAATATGGGTCGGTTTGCTGACACTTGTCGTTCTGGAAATTGTTCTGGGTATCGACAATCTGGTGTTTATCGCCATTCTTGCGGATAAACTGCCGCCAAAACAGCGTGATAAAGCACGTATCATCGGCTTGTCTTTAGCGCTGATCATGCGTTTAGGCCTGCTGTCGCTGATTTCGTGGATGGTCAAACTGACCACGCCGCTGTTTAGCATTGCGCAGTTCAGTTTCTCCGGTCGTGATTTGATCCTGTTGCTCGGCGGGGTGTTCCTGCTGTTCAAAGCGACGACGGAGCTGCATGAAAGGCTGGAGGGGCATGAAGAGCACGGTTCGCAAAACCGCGGCTACGCCAGCTTCTGGTCCGTCGTGGCGCAGATTGTGGTATTGGACGCCGTGTTCTCACTCGATGCGGTAATCACCGCAGTCGGCATGGTCAATAACCTGTACGTCATGATGACGGCGGTGGTGATTGCCATGGGCGTTATGCTGCTGGCGTCGAAATCGTTGACCCGTTTTGTGAACAATCATCCGACGGTGGTAGTGTTGTGTCTGAGCTTCCTGCTGATGATCGGCCTGAGCCTGATTGCTGAAGGTTTTGGCTTCCACATTCCGAAAGGCTATTTGTACGCCGCGATCGGTTTCTCCATTCTGATTGAATTGTTTAACCAGATTGCCCGTCGTAACTTCCTGAAAAGTCAGTCCACACGCCCGATGCGTGAACGTACTGCTGAGGCGATTCAGCGTCTGATGGGCGGGAAACGTCAGCATCAGAATGAAGATGAACCTTCGGGTGATGCGTTGCCTGCGAATGAGACCTTTGCGGAAGAAGAACGTCACATGATAACCGGCGTCCTGACGCTGGCATCGCGTTCGCTGCGCAGCATCATGACGCCGCGTACCGAGATTTCCTGGGTTGACTGCGAACGTTCACCGGCTGAAATCCGCAACCAGTTGTTAGACACGCCGCACAGCCTGTTCCCGATTTGTCGTCATTCTCTGGATGACGTGATCGGCGTAGTACGTGCGAAAGATCTGCTGGTGGCACTGGAGAAGGGTGAAAGCATCGTGGCCTTTGCGGAGAAAACGCCGCCGATCGTGGTGCCGGAAACGATGGATGTCATCAATCTGCTGGCCGTGCTGCGCAAAGCGAAAGGTCGTCTGGTGGTGGTCAGCAATGAGTTTGGTGTGATTCAGGGACTGGTCACGCCGCTTGACGTGCTGGAAGCGATTGCCGGTGAATTCCCGGACGAGGACGAAACGCCGGACGTGATTGCCGACGGTGATTCCTGGATAGCCAAAGGTGGCACGGATTTACATCTGTTACAGCAGATTCTGGATATCAACACGCTGGTCAGCCCGGACGATGATTTTGCGTCATTGGCGGGTCTGTTGTTATCGAAATCTGGCCAGATGCCGGTGGCAGGTGAAGTGATTGAAATGGCCTCTCTGCACTTTGAAATTCTCGAAGTGACAGATTATCGGATCGAGCGCGTGCGGATCACGAAAATCCAGTCTGAAGACCATTGGGAAGAAAACCAGTAA
- a CDS encoding MBL fold metallo-hydrolase codes for MSGKNPYYDPSKSHHTPDGFTNIEPHNRQEGDFKRWQQERKAQRLPLPPEKGYDHFIENWWQTADFSGTDDRLWFLGHACLLLRVAGYYILMDPALSERASPLRFYGPKRKTPVAAQVDQLPAIDVVIFSHNHYDHLDNATVRKLLRRFPHVQFMVPLGLKRWLEKRGAQFVEELDWWEQRQFGELTLSAVPARHWSMRTPWDRNQSLWCGWVVSHPLLRFYFSGDSGYSNQFEKIGQRLGPFDLAAIPIGAYAPRWFMSAQHMDPQQAVDVFSELRCHKAVPIHWGVFELADESLDEPLKELARAIAESVSPDMKFSPLKIGASIAKE; via the coding sequence ATGTCTGGTAAAAATCCGTATTACGATCCGTCAAAAAGTCATCATACTCCTGACGGATTTACCAATATCGAACCGCATAATCGTCAGGAAGGAGATTTCAAACGTTGGCAACAGGAACGCAAAGCGCAGCGGCTGCCTCTGCCGCCGGAAAAGGGCTACGATCATTTTATTGAAAACTGGTGGCAGACCGCCGATTTCAGTGGCACGGATGATCGGTTGTGGTTTTTAGGCCACGCCTGTCTGCTGCTACGTGTTGCGGGATATTATATCCTGATGGACCCCGCGCTGTCGGAACGTGCTTCGCCGTTGAGATTTTACGGACCGAAACGTAAAACGCCGGTCGCAGCCCAGGTTGATCAACTGCCGGCCATCGATGTGGTGATTTTTTCGCATAATCATTATGACCATCTGGACAATGCAACTGTCCGCAAATTGTTACGTCGTTTTCCGCATGTGCAATTTATGGTACCGCTTGGCTTGAAGCGCTGGCTGGAGAAACGGGGCGCGCAATTTGTCGAAGAACTGGACTGGTGGGAACAGCGACAGTTTGGCGAACTGACATTATCTGCGGTTCCTGCCCGCCACTGGAGTATGCGAACGCCCTGGGATCGTAATCAGTCGCTGTGGTGCGGCTGGGTGGTCTCACATCCCTTATTGCGCTTTTATTTCTCGGGCGACAGTGGTTATAGCAATCAGTTTGAAAAGATTGGCCAGCGGCTGGGACCTTTCGATTTGGCGGCAATTCCGATAGGTGCCTATGCACCAAGATGGTTCATGAGCGCGCAGCATATGGACCCACAACAGGCGGTCGACGTGTTTTCAGAACTGCGTTGTCACAAGGCCGTGCCGATTCATTGGGGTGTTTTTGAATTAGCAGATGAGTCACTGGATGAGCCTTTGAAAGAATTAGCGCGGGCAATTGCAGAAAGTGTTTCGCCGGATATGAAATTTTCGCCGTTAAAAATCGGAGCGAGTATCGCTAAAGAGTGA
- the cspE gene encoding transcription antiterminator/RNA stability regulator CspE, whose amino-acid sequence MAKIKGQVKWFNESKGFGFITPADGSKDVFVHFSAIQGNGFKTLAEGQNVEFEIQDGQKGPSAVNVTAI is encoded by the coding sequence ATGGCAAAGATCAAAGGTCAAGTTAAGTGGTTCAACGAGTCTAAAGGTTTCGGTTTCATTACTCCTGCTGACGGCAGCAAAGACGTGTTCGTACACTTCTCTGCAATCCAGGGTAATGGCTTCAAAACTCTGGCTGAAGGCCAGAACGTAGAGTTCGAAATCCAGGACGGCCAGAAAGGCCCGTCTGCAGTTAACGTAACTGCAATCTAA
- a CDS encoding DUF986 family protein has translation MSVTDIVLALFTFILLAYAIYDEFIMGAKNGKTRLRVNLRRRNKLDSIIFIGLLAILLYNNIQAHGSPLTNYLLIGLALVAFYLSFIRWPKLLFKPKGFYFANTFITYDRIRSMNLSEDGVLVFELEQKKLLIRVNELDDLEKIYKVMVENQ, from the coding sequence ATGTCCGTGACCGATATCGTCCTCGCCCTCTTCACCTTCATACTGCTGGCCTATGCCATCTACGACGAATTCATCATGGGAGCTAAAAACGGCAAAACCCGCCTGAGAGTCAATCTCCGTCGCCGTAATAAGCTCGATTCCATCATCTTCATTGGCCTGCTGGCTATCCTGCTATACAACAACATTCAGGCCCATGGCTCGCCGTTGACCAACTATTTGCTGATTGGTCTGGCACTGGTGGCGTTCTATCTTTCTTTTATTCGCTGGCCAAAATTGCTGTTCAAGCCCAAAGGATTTTACTTCGCCAACACCTTCATCACTTATGACAGGATCCGCAGTATGAATCTTTCAGAAGACGGTGTGCTGGTGTTTGAATTGGAACAGAAGAAGTTGTTGATCCGTGTGAACGAGCTTGATGATTTAGAGAAGATTTACAAAGTGATGGTTGAAAATCAGTAG
- a CDS encoding DUF2627 domain-containing protein — MCGIFSIEVLSKDVHVEYRFSADSNLSASSSNDSSLSM, encoded by the coding sequence ATGTGTGGCATTTTCAGTATAGAAGTTCTGAGTAAAGACGTTCACGTTGAATACCGCTTCTCTGCCGATTCTAATCTTAGTGCCTCAAGCAGTAACGACTCTAGTTTGTCTATGTAA
- a CDS encoding DUF2591 domain-containing protein translates to MIKWSEENDSDVNHSIALLTGEEPEKWYPYGGVKGKDYCNNPSDAWPIICANKISINFKELQSDPLWLAEIQSPDGQWQAQSIRPLRAAMICFLLSKESKACVE, encoded by the coding sequence ATGATTAAATGGTCCGAAGAAAACGACAGCGATGTAAACCACAGTATCGCCTTACTGACCGGGGAAGAGCCTGAGAAGTGGTATCCCTACGGCGGCGTCAAAGGCAAAGATTATTGCAACAATCCCTCCGATGCATGGCCCATCATTTGCGCTAATAAAATCAGCATAAATTTTAAAGAGTTGCAGAGCGATCCGCTTTGGCTCGCCGAAATTCAAAGCCCCGATGGACAGTGGCAGGCGCAAAGCATACGGCCTCTGCGGGCGGCGATGATCTGTTTCCTGCTAAGTAAAGAAAGTAAGGCTTGCGTGGAATAA
- the manZ gene encoding PTS mannose transporter subunit IID, which yields MVDKTEVKKLTAGDIRGVFMRSNLFQGSWNFERMQALGFCFCMVPAIRRLYPENNDDRKAAIKRHLEFFNTHPYVAAPVLGVTLAMEEQRANGAPIDDAAINGLKVGLMGPLAGVGDPIFWGTVRPVFAALGAGIAMTGSLLGPLLFFVLFNLVRLLTRYYGVAYGYKKGVDIVGDMGGGFLQKLTEGASILGLFVMGALVNKWTHVNIPLVVSKITDQTGHTTVTTVQTILDQLMPGLVPLLLTFGCMWLLRRKVNALWIIVGFFAIGIFGYWIGLLGL from the coding sequence ATGGTTGATAAAACTGAAGTTAAAAAACTCACGGCAGGCGACATCCGCGGTGTGTTTATGCGCTCCAACCTTTTCCAGGGGTCATGGAACTTCGAACGTATGCAGGCTCTGGGTTTCTGTTTCTGTATGGTGCCTGCAATTCGTCGTCTCTATCCTGAAAATAATGACGATCGCAAAGCGGCGATTAAACGCCATCTGGAATTCTTTAACACCCATCCTTACGTTGCCGCGCCTGTTCTGGGCGTAACGCTTGCGATGGAAGAACAGCGTGCCAACGGCGCACCTATCGACGACGCGGCCATCAACGGCCTGAAAGTCGGTCTGATGGGACCTCTGGCCGGTGTAGGTGACCCGATCTTCTGGGGTACTGTACGTCCGGTGTTTGCTGCACTGGGTGCGGGTATCGCGATGACCGGCAGTCTGCTCGGGCCGTTGCTGTTCTTCGTATTGTTTAACCTTGTACGCCTGCTGACCCGTTATTACGGTGTGGCTTATGGCTACAAAAAAGGTGTCGATATCGTGGGTGATATGGGCGGCGGCTTCCTGCAAAAACTGACCGAGGGGGCGTCGATTCTCGGCCTCTTTGTCATGGGGGCGCTGGTTAACAAATGGACGCACGTTAACATTCCGCTGGTAGTGTCGAAGATAACCGACCAAACCGGCCATACCACGGTCACCACGGTACAGACGATTCTGGATCAGTTGATGCCGGGTCTGGTGCCTTTACTGCTGACCTTCGGCTGTATGTGGCTGCTGCGTCGGAAAGTGAATGCGCTGTGGATCATCGTTGGCTTCTTCGCCATCGGTATCTTCGGTTACTGGATTGGCCTGTTAGGTCTCTGA
- the pgeF gene encoding peptidoglycan editing factor PgeF, with product MSDSSALLRQIPGVLHGFGDKRTLLPAKLQPYLSTRPEKKQVHGVRIVDVTRSGQDCGEADGFFTSTPGILLAVFTADCLPVIFCRKDGRQTGVVHAGWRGLIDGILEQMAARINASGDTADWVASIGPAASACCYEVSQELADTFTQRLDLPPLLISPKARHLDLAAIAEAKLRALGFTNIDHAGRCTICTPDDSGAGFNYTSFRRNCHQREKDPSHPGISGRNQQSGIIIL from the coding sequence ATGAGTGACAGCTCAGCTTTACTCCGTCAAATCCCCGGCGTTCTTCATGGCTTCGGTGATAAACGCACCCTGCTTCCTGCTAAATTACAACCTTATCTATCCACGCGTCCTGAAAAGAAACAGGTGCACGGAGTGCGGATCGTCGATGTCACCCGGTCTGGACAAGACTGTGGCGAAGCTGACGGATTCTTCACCTCAACGCCCGGCATTCTTCTGGCGGTGTTCACGGCGGACTGTTTACCGGTAATTTTCTGCCGTAAAGATGGCAGGCAAACCGGTGTTGTCCACGCGGGTTGGCGGGGGCTTATCGACGGGATTCTGGAACAGATGGCTGCGCGAATTAACGCGTCAGGCGATACGGCTGACTGGGTGGCGTCTATCGGTCCGGCGGCAAGTGCCTGCTGCTACGAGGTCAGTCAGGAGCTGGCTGACACCTTTACGCAGCGCCTTGATTTGCCTCCTTTACTGATATCACCTAAGGCACGTCATCTGGATCTGGCCGCTATCGCCGAAGCGAAATTACGAGCGCTGGGTTTTACCAACATCGATCACGCAGGCCGTTGCACGATATGCACACCCGATGATAGCGGTGCCGGCTTCAACTACACCAGCTTTCGCCGGAACTGCCATCAGCGGGAAAAAGACCCGTCGCATCCGGGCATCAGCGGGCGCAATCAGCAATCGGGGATTATTATCCTCTGA
- a CDS encoding mannose/fructose/sorbose family PTS transporter subunit IIC, which translates to MEITTLQIVLIFIVACIAGMGSILDEFQFHRPLVACTLIGFVLGDVKTGIIIGGTLEMIALGWMNIGAAVAPDAALASIISTILVIAGGQSVGAGIALAIPLAAAGQVLTIIVRTITVAFQHAADKAAEKGNLSAITWIHVSALVLQAMRIAIPAVIVAVSVGTAIVHDLLASIPEVVTNGLNIAGGMIVVVGYAMVINMMRAGYLMPFFYLGFVTAAFTNFNLVALGVIGVVMAVLYIQLSPKYNKSAQAAAAPGVNDLDNELD; encoded by the coding sequence ATGGAGATCACCACACTACAAATTGTGCTGATATTTATTGTTGCATGTATTGCCGGGATGGGTTCGATTCTGGATGAATTCCAGTTTCACCGTCCGTTAGTTGCTTGTACTTTGATCGGTTTTGTTCTGGGTGATGTTAAAACCGGGATCATCATCGGTGGTACGTTAGAAATGATTGCGCTGGGCTGGATGAACATCGGTGCTGCAGTTGCGCCAGATGCCGCCCTCGCCTCCATCATTTCGACCATTCTGGTTATCGCAGGCGGACAGTCTGTCGGTGCCGGTATCGCATTAGCCATCCCTCTGGCTGCTGCAGGTCAGGTATTAACCATCATCGTTCGTACTATCACCGTTGCCTTCCAGCACGCTGCTGATAAAGCCGCTGAGAAAGGAAACCTGAGCGCGATTACCTGGATCCACGTTTCGGCGTTGGTTCTGCAGGCAATGCGTATCGCTATTCCAGCTGTGATTGTTGCTGTTTCCGTGGGTACTGCCATCGTTCATGATTTGCTGGCATCGATTCCGGAAGTGGTCACCAACGGCCTGAATATTGCGGGTGGTATGATTGTCGTCGTCGGTTACGCCATGGTCATTAACATGATGCGTGCTGGCTACCTGATGCCTTTCTTCTACCTCGGTTTCGTGACTGCGGCATTCACTAACTTCAACCTGGTTGCTCTGGGTGTGATTGGTGTGGTGATGGCAGTGCTTTACATCCAGTTGAGCCCGAAATACAACAAATCTGCGCAAGCAGCGGCAGCTCCGGGTGTTAACGACCTCGATAACGAATTGGATTAA
- the mgrB gene encoding PhoP/PhoQ regulator MgrB, with product MEICSITCWTSPLSPDRRAVNHKRPAIKLKKPAFKFRKIVVFVLFLLICVGLYLMALNSYCDQGGNFDLGVCAITSFIPF from the coding sequence ATGGAAATCTGTTCCATAACATGTTGGACGTCACCATTGAGCCCTGACAGACGCGCTGTAAACCACAAGAGACCCGCGATCAAATTGAAAAAGCCTGCTTTCAAGTTCAGGAAAATCGTTGTATTCGTTCTTTTCCTGCTTATCTGTGTCGGTCTGTACCTGATGGCACTGAACAGCTATTGCGATCAGGGCGGAAACTTTGACCTTGGTGTATGCGCGATCACCTCTTTTATCCCCTTTTAA
- the manX gene encoding PTS mannose transporter subunit IIAB, with protein sequence MSIAIIIGTHGSAAEQLLKTAEMILGEQDNVAYIDFVPGENAETLIEKYTAKLGGLDTSSGVLFLVDTWGGSPFNAASRIVVDKENYEVVTGVNIPMLAETFMARDDNPSFAELVAIAVETGRIGVKALKTPEPATEAPVAAPIQKKAAPVQPSGPNDYMKIGLARIDDRLIHGQVATRWTKETNVNRIIVISDEVAADTVRKTLLTQVAPPGVTAHVVDVEKAIRVYNNPKYAGDRVMLLFTNPTDVLRVVEGGVKITSVNIGGMAFRQGKTQVNNAVSVDEKDIEAFKKLNDKGIELEVRKVSSDSRLKMMDLINKMN encoded by the coding sequence GTGAGTATTGCTATTATCATCGGCACGCACGGGTCAGCAGCTGAACAGTTGCTGAAAACAGCGGAAATGATCTTAGGTGAACAGGATAATGTCGCCTATATCGATTTCGTACCCGGCGAGAATGCCGAAACCCTGATCGAAAAGTACACGGCAAAGTTGGGTGGTTTAGACACCAGCAGCGGCGTCCTTTTCCTGGTCGACACCTGGGGTGGCAGCCCGTTTAACGCCGCCAGCCGCATTGTTGTCGATAAGGAAAATTACGAAGTTGTCACCGGTGTTAACATCCCTATGCTGGCAGAAACTTTCATGGCTCGTGATGACAACCCATCCTTCGCAGAACTGGTTGCCATTGCAGTAGAAACCGGACGTATCGGCGTGAAAGCGCTGAAAACCCCGGAACCTGCCACAGAAGCCCCTGTCGCCGCACCTATACAGAAAAAAGCCGCCCCGGTTCAACCTTCCGGTCCGAATGACTACATGAAAATCGGTCTTGCACGTATTGATGACCGTTTGATTCATGGCCAGGTTGCCACCCGCTGGACCAAAGAAACCAACGTCAACCGCATTATTGTTATCAGTGATGAAGTCGCTGCCGACACCGTGCGTAAAACGTTGCTGACTCAGGTTGCTCCTCCTGGTGTTACCGCACACGTTGTTGACGTGGAGAAAGCTATCCGTGTTTACAACAACCCGAAATACGCCGGCGACCGCGTGATGCTGTTGTTCACCAACCCAACTGACGTTCTGCGTGTGGTTGAAGGTGGCGTGAAAATCACCAGCGTTAACATTGGTGGTATGGCATTCCGCCAGGGTAAAACCCAGGTGAATAATGCCGTATCCGTCGACGAGAAAGATATCGAAGCATTCAAAAAACTGAATGATAAAGGTATCGAACTTGAAGTGCGTAAAGTGTCCTCAGATTCACGTCTTAAGATGATGGATCTTATTAATAAGATGAATTAA